Within Dromaius novaehollandiae isolate bDroNov1 chromosome 8, bDroNov1.hap1, whole genome shotgun sequence, the genomic segment TATGATGCTGGAGAGGGTTCCTCCTGTTCTGTCATAGCAGTTGAACTGCATGTTATTTTGAGGGCCTGCTGCTGAACGCTGCTGTCATCAGTGGAATACAGTATTATAGCAGATGAGCAAGAGTATTAAAAAGGCAGAGTACTGCTGTAACTATTTTAAAGTTAGTGATATTTTAAGGTTTAAACAGGTATTAAGAAACTTGAACTTACTAATTAGTCTTCCTGAGTCACTATCTCTTTCCATTTTCCAGTCAGAATAAATAACTTCTCCATCCTGTGATGCcagaaaattcaaataaatgCTAATGTTAGAGCTTGGTGACATATCTCCAACTTGCTTGTTTTTAAGCTACGACTTTAACTTAATTATAACCATTATTAAATATGCTCTGTGTAAATTATAAGAAAAATCTGCACCCAACCTGACTGAAAATAGGAAAATTTTGTGtcacttttttcagttttacattgCTAAAGCAGCTTTGCTTATCATGAAGTATGTAGGCAGTCATTCCTGCAGAATTGGGTACTCTGTATTTACAGCACATACTTTGCCCCAATATTTGGGCAAAAGGTGGCTGGAAGCAAAAAGGTGGTTGGATGCAAAATGTTTCCATATGAACTCAAAACTGGGAAAGATTTTGGAATTTTATATCATATTCTTCATAAATATAGGCAGAGGGCTATGAATAGCTGGGGCTTCCGAAACTAGAAATAAGTTGTGAAGGAAATGGTAGTAAAATAACACCTTCACCTGACATTTGGGGAAGTGCTGAAAAAATATTACGAATCTTACAGGTTCTGGAATAAGAAAGTACTGTTGGGTTTCCAAAGGGAGGTAGTTAAGTTCAGTGCATTTTGGAAATGTCTTTTAATTCTGCCCTTGAAATAAGCGTTCATAGTCTACCAAATACAAGGTTTTATTATTGTTCTAAATAAGGAGTGAAATGCATTAAAATAGGAGTAAAAAAAGGCATGTCCAGAACGATCTGTTTGATTaacatctgaagaaaaacatgtaAGTCCATACAATTCTAAAAACTCTGCTATTTGTTTAATCTTTCAAATATCTTTGATTAACATTTTACAGTAATCTATTACTTTCACTTACTTCAGTTCCAACAAAAAAGTTGGTGGAGATATTCTCTAGCACTCTCAGAGTTTTGCCTGAAGGAACACTTATCTCCGCATATGGGCTTTCTTTGGCAAGTACTTCTAGTCTGTTCAGAGATTGCACTTTATCTGGGAAAAAGTATGGATATAATTATTCATTATAAACTGAAAGTTACATGATCAAACAATTTATCTGTGTTAAAAAGACAGTTCACAAATGAGAGGAATTTCAAGAAGAGAGTTGAAGACAGACATATAtagagtgtgtatgtgtgtgtgtatacatattttatatataggtAGGTAGATATACAGTGCTGCCTTCAATGGAGCTTGGAGAAAGAGATTTTACAAGTACAAGGAGCTAATGGCAAGTGCCAAGTAAAGCAGCACTCCTGCAGGTTAACTGTTTCCCCATGAAATCTCCCCGGTAATGGAGCGGCAGCAGTGACCGCTATCCTGGCAACGCTAGAATAGGCTGGTTCTCTCTGAGCTGCCAGAAAGGCATTTGCTGGCATGGCTTGTAACCACTCCCTCAGGTAGGCAGACTCTTGTGCTACCCGTGTGTCAGCTTCCCAGCTTTACAGAGGTATATTAGCAATATGTCCCTACCACTGAGAAACATAATGAGAACTGATCCATTATCAAGTGTGAAGCATAAAATATCTCTATCCTAAGCATTACAGAAATACCTTCTATATATACTGTTACTCTGGGACTCTTTTTCTGAAGAGATTATTTTATAGGGACTGAAAAGGAATTACTGTTTCAGGAGTACAGACTGGAAGACCTGTGTGCACTATTAACTGAAACTTAGCAATGTTACTGTGGATACAGAACTGTTCTTTTCATATtcaatatatatacacaatacTTTGATAAATACCAGTATGAAACATTTTTCCCTAGATGCATTTAGCTATAGAACATTTTGTTATTTAGCTTTCATTTTGTATATGGTGAAATATGAGATTATTAAAAACATTCTTTCCCAAtaagctgtaataaaaatattaccTGGTGTTTTGTAATGATAATGCTGTTCCCTTAGACTAATTCTTATAGGACTGTAGTCCACGCTGGTATCACTCTTGCACAGGATTATCTGATCAGAACAAAAAGAGCATCTGATAACTCATTTTGTCAGACCTCGAGGTACAAGACTAAATTGCTTTCTGCTGTAATGGAACAGCTCTCTTCAGTCTGCAATGTATTCTTAATTATTCCACAAATGGCTTTTGCTGCTTCCTTTGCAGGCACAGAGAGGAATGCAGATCTGGCATCTCTGGTTTTAACCTTTTCCTATTAGAATTTCCTCATGGTGCTAACAGAAAACCAGCTCCAGTGGTCACGCTTTTTCAAATACTGTATCAGCTGCAGCTACTCTGAGCAGAACAGATCAGCAgcccccctctttttttaatgtaacagatCACTTTTAGTATAATTTTTTCCCCCACGAACAACTATGACCATTTTCATCAGACTTTGCTGTTTTTCAGGTAATTACAGCTGATCATGACCATGCTTCGCAGTCTGGCATCCACTGGAATAGACAGCACAGTGGTTGAAAAGGTTGACAGTAATATATACTACTATTGCAACTGCTTTTGCATCTactacagtttttaaaaagcatttgtgttAAAGGTCTTGTGAGTTAgctttgcaaagtatttttattgaAGCTGCAGAGGAACTTTGAAGTCTCTTCCATTTCCTCATCAGAAGAAAATTCACAGGAACATGAATCTTGTGGAAAAATTCAAGGGTCAggaagcaaaagaataaaaataaaatactacgGAGTTCTGGCCATACTTACAGTTTGGCTTGGTCCTTCTCTTCTATATTTGTATACAGTACCTTTATGAGAGGTTTCCAGGTAAGATCTAGATGCTTAAAAGTATCAGGAAACTCAGGGAGCACATCAATAATTTTCTCCTCTTTAACCTTCTCAGACAAAGGTTGGACGGGAAGTTTGGTGCCTCGAATATCCCAGAATAATATTGAGCTGTATAATACCAAAGTGATTGTGTAATATTATTCCCTGTTTGTTTCAAAGTTGGGTGCAATTTTCAGCATATTTTGAAGTGTATTTTAACTTTTTGTCTTCAAATTTCAGGTAGCAATAGAgaaagactttgaaaagcagGCAAACACTAAATACTGAATTTCTTCCTTTGTACATGATGGCTTATATTCATTCATTTATCATTTCATCAGTTTTTAACTATACCAAAGCAGCTAAATAGCATTCATTCAGCCTGCTTACGGAAAGTTGCACACTACCTGGGCGAAATTCCTATGCCTGTGAACAGTACAATTACTTGGGCTCTCTGCAGTTGGCTATGGAGCTGTTAAGGAGCTGAAATCCACTCTCGGACCAGAGCCCAAGAGCGGGTGTTATATGACTCCACTGGGCCCAACTTACTGTAGTAGCAGGCACAGCCTGAGGCAGCCTAGAAATGTAGGAAATGCCGTCTTAAACTATTTAATTCAATATCCTGTTGCTGACTGTGGCCAGTACCAGGGGTTCAGAGAAATGGTCTGAAACTGGTAGCAGGTAATCTAGCCAGCCAAATCAGATCTCATTCttaatttttgtgtgtgctaATTTATTTGCTTACATTCAAGGCAAACAGTCCCACTTGCTTAAATTTGTCATCTTACTGGAGCTTCCAGCCTCCTAATTGTTCCTGTTGCTCCGCTCTGGACATTCGCTCACACAGCTGATCTAGACAATGATAGATTTTCCTTATAGTTCATTGCTgacattactttttcttttctgtcaagAGTTGCACAGGGACCCGTGCTCTTCATGGACCACATTGTAGAGACTCCCCTGCCTTACTTGGAATGAATACTTCTAATTTGGAGCCCTGGTTTGTGAgtagtttaaaattatttcttcagtATGTATTACTTTCATTCCATTGCAAATTTACTGACAATTGTATTTGCAATCATTCTTTTAACTTACTGAATTCTTTggagttttctgtttctgtttaagaaaaataactttgcatCATCAAATTTTGCTTTTCCTATTTTGATGCTCCTCTTGATGCAATtggtaaatatatttataattcaGACCAGCCATGCAGCCTTGAAGCCATAAGCCTTTTGTCTTGATGAAAACtgagtatttatttttactttttgcattCTGGCCCCTTACAAGTCTTTCACACAGGACATATTTGCTTGTTAACTTCATAACTATTTAGTCTAGAAAAGAGGAGATTTCATACAAAATAATGTCACCTCTCCTAATCTAAAAACAGTTTACAGTATTTCTGTGGCCTTAAAGTCTTTAATAGCTTTTTGCGCAAGAGTCACATAATGAATGTAAAGGTGGTGGTATGGCTCTCCAGGCCAGGATATGAGTGGCCAACACCCTTCCTAAGGTGCACTCAGAATATAAACTCTCACACACAAAATTGTTCAGCTAATGAACTCCTAATGCCATCACTGTAAGGGGCTTAAATGGTCAAGAACTTGATGAGACTGTCTTCAGCAGACACGATTTCAGCTATACAGGAATAGCTCGGCAGGAATCCAGAAATGTGCTAGTTAAATCAGAGAGTATATGATAGAACATTAAGGGTACAGAAAGAATAAGGtgcatttaaaaagcttttcaaaggaaCTTAGAAGGTGTCTTGTAGAGTATGTACTGTATATACCAGTCAGGGGAGCAGGTTACAAGCTGCACACAAATTCCAGCTCTGTTTTCAAAAGTAGCGCCCATTCTGTTGACCTAAAAATAACAATAGTAATAATTACAAGGGAAGATGAAAATGAGAGCTGAAAGTTATCCTCAGCTAAGCAACAACTTCAACACATATAAAATGAGGCTTTTAGAACTTAAGTCACTGTTTCTGCTTGCGTAAAGTTTGAAAATCAGAACTTACTAAATTTATAAACATGGGCTGAAACTGTATTTATCAACTATACACCAAAGTTTCAGCCACACTTTTTAGAGTGAATTCTACTCTATTTTCACTGATCAGCACCCACCTGGAGTCAAAGTGTTATTCTCACAACCAGGCCAAGCTGGGCTAGGATCTGCATATGATTTTGCTTACTTTTTCACTGTTATGTAATAGTAAACTGGTGATATTAGGAACTGTGTCATAAAAATTGCAATGTTGTAAAAAGGCCAACACACATCCAACACATCCCAAATGTGTTTATATAGCAAAAAGTATGTCCTAGTACACATTGCTAAATATTGACAAAGTAATTCCTTTATCAGTGTTCTTTATCAAGtccaatttttctgtttttctttggcaaaaaaaaacaacaacaaaagagcaTTCTGCTAtctaagatttttctttgttttacaacATCTGGTGCCAATTAGTATCCATGGGTACCACTGTAACTTAATTTAATAATGAACAGTTTTATCAGCTTTCTTTTTGTCATATACATGTACCCTTTCCCTCACTCTTCTGGCCATGTTGCTAAGGACTGTAGTGTGTATGAAGCCTTAAAAATTTGGTTCCAAAGGCATAAGCCTTctaaagatgtctttttttttttttttttttttttttttttgagcctgacctgcttttccactattattattttgtatttgattgtttttgcattttaaattaatttgggaAAATTGCAGCAGTTTGGTAGCAAATGAGCATCTAATACTCTTATAATAATCTTGGACTCTTAGGCCATACATATcatgaagctttaaaaatatgacagaaaaTATAATTGGGGGTTCCTAGCACCTAGGTGAATTAAAGTAATTACTGTAACATCATTCCTATTTCTCTGAATTTTTAGTGGCAGACTGGATTACCCCTAGTAGAAATTCAACATATTTTAGATATAGAAGACTGAGTGTAATAATGAAATTATGAGTAAAGCTACAGAAATCTTCTGCAGTACAATACAGCACAGTTGTAAAGCACAACAAACAGAACAAGTGATCTGAAATtacttaacattttaaaatgcagtcagaAATAATGAGGTCTATTACAAGGAATTTaatctttaatattttatcttGATTTACACTGTGATTTCTGAAGTAGTAGATTagaaaaacagtaaagagaaaaaaaacttaaacTCACCTCAAAATAATCTGGCAGCCACTGTATATCTGTTATTATTGCTTTATGGCCATATTCTATGGAAGACACTGCACAGTATCTCACTAAAGGTGGCCCTGTACCACTCTGCTGAGCTTGTATAAATGATGGCTAGAAATGTTTCAAAAAGAGGTATCTTagtgtattttcaaaatacaataGTAATTGTGTCAAGGAAGAAAGGTTACTTTTGCATACTGTTAATGCTTCCTCACATATTTTAGATCAGTCTATAAAACTTTCTAGGGGTCTAATACAGAGCCCTTTGGAAAAATGGAAAGCTCTGAAATATGGATATGAAGCTCTAAAAAATAATTCCAATATGCCTCACAGGTACACATCCACTTACGTTATTACTTCCTCCTTTGCTCTTAGATCTCTCTTCTGCTTACCCACTTGATACTGCCTTTCCACTGAAATCCTCTTCTCATCTTCCAAGCTACCTTCTTTCTGTCCATACATTTCCAGAatcattttcagtattatttttaacaataaaagCTACATGTAAAGCTATTAAGCTGGACTATTCAAGTAGAGATGATATTTTGATAATAGGTTTATTTCATTAACTCATCAGTCTGCTTATAATCTTATCTATTACCTCATTGCAAAGATGACCTATTCCTCTATTTTGAGCCAGGATCCTTTCACCTATTTTTACCCATTAATTTATATTCtaactttccttcctttcatccCACACTTGTAGTTGTACGGCTATAGATTTAGAACAGAAGCATTCACCAAATTAACAGCTGTCTTTTTGATTCCACTAGCAATAGCTTTTGCATTTCGCAGCTTTTCTTCATATTGAGAAATATCCCACAGCACAACCTGCAATGAGAAATGAGTATCATTATGAATTATTTCattctttatattttcattataaatgtatttttcaaatataattagtttcttgcagaaaaaaaataggaacTTCACTTTCTGTACTAGAACTTTAAGGTCTTTTAAGGTAGACTCTTCAGTCTGATGAAATCAGCTAAAATAATACACTTATCTCAACCAAACAAAACCAGAGTGTCTGTACAGCTTAACCTATTTATCAGTAATACAAAGAATCATTTTAGAGTAATGGCTCAACTACACAGTAATCAGAGATAACTTATTAGCAGGACTCAGTACAAGATCTGAGAATTTCTATAACTTATTTcacaataaaaatagaaatgaaatagaGATGAAGAATGTATATTTCTAAATGAACCATTAACTGATagaactggaaagaaaacctCCCTATTCATTGAAATGTCTTAATCCTATTACCAGAGTTGTTCTGAATTCTTGGATCTCTGAAATCTTGTGGCACTACGGCTTAACTATTTGTTGAATACCTTCACCCTTACTTTTGCTACtatgagaaaatacagaaagctaTATCTAATCTTATTCTTTAAAAGACAATAAACACCTGGCCATTGAAGCAGCCACCAGCAATGATATTTGGATCACTTGGACTGAACTGAAAGCAGTAAATATCTTCGGGACACTCCAACATTAActagacagaagaaaaacaaaatagttgAGAAATACAATCCCACTGATGGTTCTCTTGTTATTTGGACACTTGGAACATTTAAAAATCCTGATTAAATACCTGTGGGTGGAGAGGATCAGCAAAACTCCAGAAAAGAATTACTGATTTCTGCAACAATAATTTACCAGAAAGATCAACTCGTTCTTCGTAAGAAAGCCTCTCTGTTGCTGACTCTGCTATAATCCCTGATggtgaggagagaaaaagaattttttttcaagataAATTTTAAGACACgtaaaaaaaaacatggaaggCTAAGCTCAATTTTCAACCTACTATTAATTATTCTGAGTGACTTACTTTTAATGCTTTTCAATACAgtgcaaagaacaagaaaaaaggcatgtatttatatttttctttgatcaACCCTGAAGTCATTATTTTTGTTAGTTAAGATTCAACTATTTATGAATGAATTGTAAAGTGAAGGATGGGGAGGGTAGAACTGAAGTTTTTTGCTACTATTCCTTAATGGTATAACACTGAACTTGAAATGATGTGACACGGAATATAGTCTTGGCTATCCATCATGAAATCAAATCTTTTTGTAGCTGAAGTTATATTTCCCATGGAGGCTGCAACGTTGGCTATTAGTATGCTGGGCAGCTATTTATCTAGAACTCAATTGTGCCTTTAAGCATGGCTATATAGAGCAGCAGTGCATGATAGAGAGCAGAAGGAGACATTGCATATGCCTCTGGATGCCCCCTGGCTCCACTCTGTGGAGCCACATCCCACTGTGGCCTGCAAGACTCCTCACCAGTAACAGGCGTGCTACAAGGGCCAGCTGTGGGGAGAAGGGTAAGCAGCACCACCAAACAGAAGGATCTAGCACAGTTGCAGCCCCACTTAAATGGGCCTCATAAGGAAGAAATTTCCCCCTCCTAAAATCTCCAGCTATACACTATCACAAGGGACCACTGGTCCACAGTGTTTGGCCTTTCTGAATTCTGCAAAGGATTGGTCTGTATCATTTTTTCCTTCATCCCAAATCAACAACTTAGACAAACATACTAACGCAGTtttgattggggtttttttttcagtttgaagacTGATAACTTCATGAAGGATGCACATTTTACAGCTGTAATCTAATACATCACTCAAATGAGTATTTTAATTGCATTACCATAAATGTTTGGGTGCCAGCAAACACAGCTAATGGTTCTATCCTTTAGATAGTGCAGATCTATAAATGATTGGTATTCTTTAAGATAAACATCCGACTTGCCACCATAGCTGCTTTCATCTTCTGCTAGGGCTTTCCAGTCATCAAAAAAAACATTCATAATTTCATTTTGCTGCAATGCAATCTCCATTCTGTTTTGTGAAAAGAACAGTTAATACTTTCAAGAATTCAAATGTGACTACTCAGTAGTAGAATCACACATATTTCAATagagacaactttttttttttacacaaaattaTGACCACATTATTAACAAAAGGGAAGTATGAATTCATCAGTGATAGATCACAAATGTAAGGCTACCCAATACAACTAATTTTACCAAGAATGTGATTCCAGTTTGATTTGGATCAAGTCATTGAAGCTTACTATCCAGTTCTTGTGCAAAAAGTGTCACACTGGGACTCCTCCCATGACTAAGGGCTGCAGGACAGCACCTATGCTCCTCTGCATCAGCCTCTACTTGAGGGAGCAAAGTGGCTGAAAGATCAGCTCAGCAGCTTGTTTGAAAAGGTGCATCACTATCAATTTAGGAGCTGTATACCTATTTAAACCAATATTCACATTAATATGGTACGAATTtcatgttcatttttataaaaacaagtattaacttcaatattaaaataataagcaAGGGAGGGGggacaaagcaaaaaaagatatacagaaataaaagaatttcaaTATTAGACCAGTGATTCACCCAAGCTAGCTTTCTGTCTCCAATAACTtgtattttatatcattttaggTAGCCTTTAATGTATATTGGTGCAGTAATCTTACCTTAAAAGTACTGATGTAATAAATTCTTTCAGCTTCTTGGATGAcagactttcttctttctcttcatctGAGAACTCTCTAGGAAAATACTGTGTGGCTGCATTTTTTGGATAGGTCCTAACCAATCAGAATAAATTTGAAcataagtaaatatataaaatatttttaagaaaaaatatttttaagaaagaaattaaaagctaaatATATTCAGTTTTTCTAGAACCTCTCTAGAGAAGAGCAAGAGAAGAAAGATGCAGACAGAGCATCCAGTTCTGCTCTCATAATCAATTTGCAACTGAATAGCTCCAGACGAGTTGAGTTAATTTACATAACTTTAAGTGAGATCAGAAATAGCATGTAGATTAATAAATAAGATAAACTGGTAAATATTTCTCACACTTACCATTTTGTCTGAGTACTGTTTTCGCTTACTTTTGGAACTACTTGTGCACCCACATCTCTTTCAAGCAGTTTAATGCTGAAAGTTTTGTCTTGATAGGAAGTACATTCAATGTAACTGTCTTTTACACTTGAAGCGTTCTTATCAGTAAATGTAACTGGTGCACCGAACTTTCTGCGTACTCGAGAAATCAAATACTTAatctggaaaaatatatatatttctgaaatTAGCAGAGGAGAAAGACCAAGATGGAGAAGGTCAATTCTGTAAAATGGCGGTATTCATATAATTGCAGAACCAGTTCTGTGGATGACTTTTTGTGCTGAGTTTACTAACATTTCTacattttgaaattctgaaatactCATATATGTTCAGATCACCTGTATACAGAACAGAAGATATACTTGTATTTCCAGAACAAAGAAGTTGCCTTTTGTGATTACTGCTAGCAGAATAAGAGAATTATAAATTCTAATATATGCGGTATCAAAACTGCACCTTTGTCTAACGGCTTGATTGACACAAGGATTTATGTGATGCTGAGTTTGGCTCAGCCAAGGGCTGAGGGCTTCCAGGACCTATTTTTTAAGCACTTTCCTGCTTAGTACAATTCTTAAATTTGGATGAGGTATTTTGGCTTCCCTTGCAGTGCCTA encodes:
- the DNAI3 gene encoding dynein axonemal intermediate chain 3 isoform X1; this translates as MSKNLISSKSSLKSPKGSAKKQKGENKAKESSKGKRKQIDKKDEEVNLSMASIGHPEIFPLVFTTQTQEIFNCRVDKDVTEENRFKLIKKEDIIEDLKTRAAVSDFHPVKKLVIEYPGEELLVVFDAELQYGQNFYLVATEEAKENLLKLPEAAEEEEEKEKEDDENKDGTLEGYVYKPPVRKPWVSLGSEKEVEEESVKDTVSKIKYLISRVRRKFGAPVTFTDKNASSVKDSYIECTSYQDKTFSIKLLERDVGAQVVPKVSENSTQTKWTYPKNAATQYFPREFSDEEKEESLSSKKLKEFITSVLLRMEIALQQNEIMNVFFDDWKALAEDESSYGGKSDVYLKEYQSFIDLHYLKDRTISCVCWHPNIYGIIAESATERLSYEERVDLSGKLLLQKSVILFWSFADPLHPQLMLECPEDIYCFQFSPSDPNIIAGGCFNGQVVLWDISQYEEKLRNAKAIASGIKKTAVNLPSFIQAQQSGTGPPLVRYCAVSSIEYGHKAIITDIQWLPDYFEVNRMGATFENRAGICVQLVTCSPDCSILFWDIRGTKLPVQPLSEKVKEEKIIDVLPEFPDTFKHLDLTWKPLIKIILCKSDTSVDYSPIRISLREQHYHYKTPDKVQSLNRLEVLAKESPYAEISVPSGKTLRVLENISTNFFVGTEDGEVIYSDWKMERDSDSGRLISQKPSQTHTIHDGIVHTVHRSPFFKDIILSIGGWNFAIWKEGVASGPILQSSCSAVRYTAGHWSLTRPGVFFIGREDGNIDIWDLLEKTHEPSQFQSISISMITCIRPWIASAKQHFLAVSDDSGVLHVLEISWTLSHPSSNEHASVLHYFEREVEYVKYYEQRQEFQAKERIEMELEAQRKKTTATAPQKSREQIEEEENMEYMEFLDIEKKILADLGIVKEPEVFSSSDA
- the DNAI3 gene encoding dynein axonemal intermediate chain 3 isoform X2, which gives rise to MHIHRKDKKDEEVNLSMASIGHPEIFPLVFTTQTQEIFNCRVDKDVTEENRFKLIKKEDIIEDLKTRAAVSDFHPVKKLVIEYPGEELLVVFDAELQYGQNFYLVATEEAKENLLKLPEAAEEEEEKEKEDDENKDGTLEGYVYKPPVRKPWVSLGSEKEVEEESVKDTVSKIKYLISRVRRKFGAPVTFTDKNASSVKDSYIECTSYQDKTFSIKLLERDVGAQVVPKVSENSTQTKWTYPKNAATQYFPREFSDEEKEESLSSKKLKEFITSVLLRMEIALQQNEIMNVFFDDWKALAEDESSYGGKSDVYLKEYQSFIDLHYLKDRTISCVCWHPNIYGIIAESATERLSYEERVDLSGKLLLQKSVILFWSFADPLHPQLMLECPEDIYCFQFSPSDPNIIAGGCFNGQVVLWDISQYEEKLRNAKAIASGIKKTAVNLPSFIQAQQSGTGPPLVRYCAVSSIEYGHKAIITDIQWLPDYFEVNRMGATFENRAGICVQLVTCSPDCSILFWDIRGTKLPVQPLSEKVKEEKIIDVLPEFPDTFKHLDLTWKPLIKIILCKSDTSVDYSPIRISLREQHYHYKTPDKVQSLNRLEVLAKESPYAEISVPSGKTLRVLENISTNFFVGTEDGEVIYSDWKMERDSDSGRLISQKPSQTHTIHDGIVHTVHRSPFFKDIILSIGGWNFAIWKEGVASGPILQSSCSAVRYTAGHWSLTRPGVFFIGREDGNIDIWDLLEKTHEPSQFQSISISMITCIRPWIASAKQHFLAVSDDSGVLHVLEISWTLSHPSSNEHASVLHYFEREVEYVKYYEQRQEFQAKERIEMELEAQRKKTTATAPQKSREQIEEEENMEYMEFLDIEKKILADLGIVKEPEVFSSSDA